A region of the Treponema primitia ZAS-1 genome:
AATATCGATCTGTATCAGGTCCCCCTCTTCCACCAGGGCAATAGGCCCGCCGTCCGCCGCTTCGGGGGAAACATGCCCGATGGCGGGACCCTTGCTGGCCCCGGAAAAGCGGCCGTCGGTGATCAGGGCAATGGTTTTGCCCAGCTCCGCGTCGGAGCTGATGGCCTCGGTGGTGTAAAACATTTCGGGCATCCCGCTGCCCTTGGGGCCTTCATAGCGGATAAACACCGCATCCCCGGGCTTTATGCGGTGGGCCAATACCGCAGCCAGAGCCTCTTCTTCGCTGTCAAAGGGGCGGGCATGGAGCAGGGCGGTGAACATCTCCTTGGGAACCGCCGAATGTTTTACCACCGCTCCCCCGGGAGCCAGGTTCCCCTTCAGTATCCCTATGGCCCCGTTGGTATCTATGGCCTTGTCATAGGGGCGTATGATATCGGTACGTTTTATATGCCAGGGGGTAAGGTAGGTTTCGCATTTTTCAAAAAACCCTTCCTTCTTAATATCCTCAAGATTTTTCCCCAGGGTTTTCCCGGTCACCGTGAGGGCGTCCAGATGGAGGCTGCCCTTTAGTTCCTCCATGATTGCGGGAACACCCCCGGCATAGTAGAAAAACTGCGCGGGCCAGTGTCCGGTGGGGCGTATATCCAGAAGATAATGGGCGCCCCGGTGCAGGCGATCAAAGAGTTCACCATCAACAGTTAATCCGAACTCATGGGCAATGGCGGGGATGTGCAGGAGGCTGTTGGAACTCCCCGAAATAGCGGCGTGAACCATGATGGCGTTTTCAAAACTCTTCATGGTTACTATGTCCCGGGCCTTCAAGCCCATTTCCGCCAGCTTTACCGCCTGGGCCCCCGCTCGGCGGGCCGCTTCCCTCAGATCAGCGCAGGTGGCGGGCATCAGGGCGGTACCGGGAAGCATCAGACCCAGAGCTTCCGCCATGATCTGCATGGTGGAAGCGGTGCCCATAAAACTACAGGCCCCGCAGGAAGGACAGGCGTGGTGTTTATAATAGTTAAGCTGTTCACCGCTTATCTCACCCCGTTTTTCCATGGCGCTGTACTTCCCTATCTGTTCCAGGGTCAGGAGCTCCGGACCGGCGTCCATAACGCCCCCGGTAACAACGATGCTGGGAATATTAATGCGGCCTATGGCCATGAGATGGGCGGGCATACCCTTATCACAGCTGGCGATAAAGACGCCGGCGTCAAAGGTCGTGGCATTGGCGTGGATTTCTATCATATCCGCAATAATGGAACGGCTGACCAGGGAATAGTTGATCCCATCATGCCCCTGGGCCATGCCATCGCAGATGTCCGTGGCAAAATAGCGGGCCGCCCTGCCCCCGGATGCGGCAACCGACCGGCTCGCTTCTTCCACCAGTTCAAAGAGGTGGGCGCTGCCGGGATGGCTGTCCCCAAAGGTACTTTCCACAATGATTTGTGGTTTTTCAAGATCCTCAACGGTCCACCCCATACCTAAACGCAGGGGGTCCATTTCAGGGGCAAGGGCCCGGATTTTTTGACTGTTCAACATATATCTACAAAGCTCCCAAGCTAATACGGATCGTAAGGAAAATAAGGCTTAGCACACCGAAACCACTGTCACTGACATGGTAGTCCGGGAACCAACGGCGATCATCATAATAGCGGAAATAACCCAATAAAACCCCCAATTTCAAAATCATCAGATGATTTTTTTAAGGGCATTTTCCCTGACGGAAAAGGGTTTTCAGATTATTCCGGTTATAAATGATATGCAGGGTCATGGCGTCCGAGGCGCCGATGGGATCGTGTTCTTCAATGGCATTAACAATCAGCCGGTGAGTTTCAATGGTTTCCTTCCCTAACACCCGGTTAGAGGTATTAACAAACAGCATAATAGCCTGCTGAATGATTGGCATAAGGTTAGGTACCACCAGATTCCGGCTGATTTGGGCGATCCGGGTGTGAAATTCAACATCCTTATGGCTATGGTCCTTCCCGGTATTGATCAGATCTTCCACTTCCCGGGCCAGGGCCTTAATCTCCCGGATATCATTGGCGGAAGCGGTCTGGGCGGCCTGGGCGGCAATACGGGGTTCTATGAACAGACGTACCTCCAAAAGATCCATGGTGAGCTTTTCCTTGTCTTGGATAAAGGTAAACCCCAGGGGATCATCGGGTACCCCAAGCCGGTGCTCCGTCACAAAGGTACCTGCCCCCTGGCGTACCTCCAACACATTACGGCTCACCAGGGACCGAACCGCTTCCCGCAGGGTACTGCGCCCGACTCCCAGGAGGCGGGTTAACTCTAATTCGTTGGGAAGCTTTGCCCCCGGGGACAGATTCTTATCTAGGATGTACCGAATCAGATCTTCTGCGATTTGTTTTCCTAAGGATTTGCCGGTTTCCGCTTTTTTTTTCATATGTTTCTGCTATTAGCGCTGTACCCGTCCCGATGCATCGCCGCCGGCCAATTTTTCTACTTCCTCCACCGAAACCTGGTTAAAATCCCCTTCAATAGCGTGTTTCAGACAGCTTGCGGCCACGGCGAATTCCACTGTTTCCTGGGGAGAATAGCCCTGCAAGGTTCCGTAGATAAGCCCGGCGCCAAAACTGTCGCCCCCACCTACCCGATCGACGATATGTACGGGGTATTTTTTCGAAAAATACGCCGTATCGTCGGTGTAGAGCATGGCTGCCCAATTATTGTCGTTGGCGGAAATGGATTCCCGTAGGGTGATGGCGACCTTTTTAAACCCAAACCGGTCTGTCAGGACCTTCGCCACCTCCTGGTAGCCCTCCCGGTTGATCTTACCGGAGTTGATATCGGAATTTTTAGCATGGATACCGAACACATCCGAGGCGTCCTCCTCGTTGGCAATACAGACATCCACAAAGGGCATGAGGCGGCCCATCACCTCAGAGGCTTTATCCCGGGGCCAGAGGTTTTTCCGGTAATTAAGATCGCAGGAAACCGTAATGCCCCCGGCTTTGGCGATCCTGCAGGCTTCCAGGGTGATAGCCGCCGCCGCATCTCCGAGAGCCGGGGTAATTCCCGTAAAGTGAAACCAGGAAACCCCTGCAAAGATGGTCTTCCAGTCGAAGTCCCCAGGCTCCGCAGTTGCAATGGCTGAACCCGCACGATCGTAGATAACCTTTGAAGGCCGTTGAGAAGCGCCCTTTTCCAGAAAATAGATTCCCACCCGGTTACCTCCCCGGGCTATCTTTGAAGTATCCACCCCGAATTGGCGCAGACTGTTCACTGCGGCTTGGCCGATTTCGTGTTTCGGCAGTTTGGTAACAAAGGCAGCGTCCAATCCAAAGTTTGCCAGGGACACCGCCACGTTGGCTTCACCGCCGCCGTAGCTGGCGCCGAAGGAATCAGCCTGGACAAAGCGATAATACCCCTCAGGGGCAAGGCGTAACATAATTTCGCCAAAAGTAACAATCGTTCCCATGATAGCTCCTATTTTTGTACCAAATGTACCGCAAACCCGGCTATTTCATCCTCAAGATAGATTACCATAAGGTTCCCCTTGTCATTGGTCTTAACGCTGTCCCGGTTAAAACGTATACCCTGACGTTCAAGCCAGGAAAGCGCCCGGGGTAAACTGTTCGTCCCGATGCCGATATGACCGTTGGCGCCAAAGCCGGGGTTTTTCATGATTTCGATATTATCGCTGGAAAAGATCGATGAATTGCTATCTTTAAGGGAAAATCCGAAAAGGGCGCCGAACAGATTTGCTGCGCCGAGGGCCTCCTCCGCATTTTTAGCGTTGATGCCAAGGTGAGCTACGGAAAATCCCAGAATAATCTGAACCGCCTCTTTGCAGAGCCGGGTTATCGTTTCAAAATCTCCGGCATTTATCAGATCCGGCCCCACCATCCAGGAGCCGCCACAGGCAATGATCCGGTCATAGCCGATATATTTAACAATATTATGCTGGTTTATTCCCCCGGTGGGCATGAACTTGAGCTGGGAATAGGGGGCGGCAATGGCCTTGATATACTCCAAACCCCCTGACTGTTCTGCGGGGAAAAATTTTATCACCCCAAGGCCGAATTCAAGGGCTTGTTCAATGGCCGAAGGGTTGGAGCAGCCCGGTACTATGGGGATTCTCTTTTTGATACAGTGGGCCACCACCTTTGGATTAAATCCCGGACTTACAATAAATTGTGCCCCCGCCTGTATCGCCCGATCAACCTGATCGGTATTTAAAACCGTGCCGGCCCCAAGCAAGACCTCGGGTACTTCCGCGTGTATGCGGCGTATGGTCTCTTCCCCTGCGGCGGTCCTGAAGGTAATTTCCGCGCAGGGAATGCCCCCGGCGGCCAGAGCCTTTGCCAGGGGAACCGCCTTTTCGGCGTCATCAATTTTGACTACCGGGATTATCCCGATCTTTCCCAATTCTTCAAAAATAGTTTGCATATAAACACCTCAAATCATCAGATGTATTTACCTATTGTAGGGGCAAAATTCAGATATGTCAAGAAAATACTTAAAATTAGGGGTAGGTGATAGCGGGTATTTATATACGCTAAAGAAAAGTCTTTAAAATTCATCGGATGAATATTGCCGTGAAGCCTAAGGTTCCCCCTATAATGAAATTTGCTTTGTAATTTCTTGTATTAGCGGGCCGCAGATGATATGCTTACGTATCCGAACATAATCGGAGCATAAGAAAAACGTAAACCCTGAAGGATATATAATGAACATAGCCTTTGGCCATACTAATATGGATTTGGATTGCCTGGGGTCCCTGATTTTGGTACGGAAGCTTTTTCCGGAGTACCGGCTGGTGCGAAGCCGGCTTATCCATCCTGAGGCCCAGAACCTGTATGATTTTTATCAACAGTACTTTGATTTCCTGAACCCTAAGGATATCGAAACTGAGCTAATCGAGAAGATTATCATTGTGGATACCTGTATGGCGGAGCGGGTGGGGGAATATTTCAGCCATATACGGAATTCGGCGCCGGATATACGGATTTACGATCACCACCCTATAGAATTTTGCAATATCCAGGGTGCGAAGGTTGAGGGGGGGAATTACGGGGCCAATACGTCCTTCCTGGGAAAATTGGCCATGGAACAGGGGATACGGCTTCTGCCCGAGGAGGCGACCATTGCTCTGACGGGGATCTATGCCGATACGGGGCGGCTGATTTTTGAAAATGTCAGCCGGGTGGATTTTGAGGTTTCCGCCTGGCTCATGGATATGGGGGCTTCGTTAAAGCTGGTTAAGTCCTTTCTGGAAACCATCCGGGAGGACGCTCAGTTGGAGATCCTGAATCAGGCGCTTATGGCTTTACAGCCCCATGTCATCCAGGGCCATGAACTGCTCCTGAGTTACCTTGAACTGGGGGAGAACACCCCGGGCCTTGCGGCGGTGGTGGAAAAGATCATGGAAATACGGAACCCCGATGCGTTTTTTGCCCTTTTTGCCATTCCGAAAACAAAAACGGTGCTCCTCATAGCCCGCAGCCAGAAGGCTAAAATCAACCTCCACGAGCTGCTGCACGTCTATGGCGGCGGGGGGCATCAGCTGGCGGGTTCGGCGAAGATAAACGGGCGGGAAGGGCCTGAATTTTTTGAAGAATTTCTGGGCTACCTGGAACAATCCCTCACGCCGGCCACCCGGGCTGCCGACATCATGACCCGGGATGTCCACCGGGTGAGCGAAACCATGAGCCTTTTGGAGGCCTCCGTTTTTCTGGAAAAGGCGGATCTGACCGGGGCGCCGGTACTGGACGCTGAGGAAAATGTAAGCGGCTTTATCAGCCTCCGGGATATCATGAAGGGACGTAAGGCGGGGGTGATGAAAGCCCCGGTACGGGCTTATATGTCAAAGCCTGCGGTGACCGCCGGTAGTAACCTTACCATGCGGGAAATTGAGCGTATTTTTTATAAACACCATATAGGACGGCTGCCTATTGTGGAGGACCGTAAGCTCCTGGGCATTCTTACCCGCTGGGACTATCTGCAATATAGAAAACGTCAAGTCAGCCGGAAAGCGTAATTGTAGATGGCCAATACTTTTTTTTCCGATATGGTAAACAATCACTTTAACCCCGCTGCGGTTTTGGATATATCCCAGGGAGGCAATGTTTTAGTTATCAGCGACTTCCACATGGGCTGCGGCCGCCGGGACGATCTTGCCCAGAATGGGGTCCTGCTCATGGAGATGCTGGAGCACTATTATTTAAACGGAGACTGGACTATTGTCTTAAACGGAGATATCGAGGAGCTGCAGCGTTTTTCTCTTGAGAGCATTAGAGAACAATGGCCAAGGCTGTACCAGCTCTTTGATAAATTTAACGCCCGGGGGCGGCTGTATAAAACCCTTGGGAACCATGATGAGCAGCTTATCTTTGAAAAAAAGTATCCCTACGCGCTGTATGATGCGGTGCTTATTGAGACCGGCCTTATACCGCTCTATGTGTACCACGGGCATCAGTCTTCCAAGGTTTATACCAATTATAATAAGCTGCTTCAGATCGGCATACGGTATCTCCTCAAGCCCCTGGGGGTCCGGAATATTTCATCCGGCCGCAGCCCCTTCCGGCGTTTTCATGTAGAAAAGCAGGCCTATGATTTTTCCCTGGAGCATAACTGTATCTCCATCATCGGCCACACCCACCGGCCCCTCTTTGAATCCCTGGGACGTTTTGAATTTATTAAATTTGAAATTGAACGCCTGTGCCGGGATTACCCGGTCTCCCAGGGGGAAGATCGGGAGCGAATCGCAGAGG
Encoded here:
- the ilvD gene encoding dihydroxy-acid dehydratase encodes the protein MLNSQKIRALAPEMDPLRLGMGWTVEDLEKPQIIVESTFGDSHPGSAHLFELVEEASRSVAASGGRAARYFATDICDGMAQGHDGINYSLVSRSIIADMIEIHANATTFDAGVFIASCDKGMPAHLMAIGRINIPSIVVTGGVMDAGPELLTLEQIGKYSAMEKRGEISGEQLNYYKHHACPSCGACSFMGTASTMQIMAEALGLMLPGTALMPATCADLREAARRAGAQAVKLAEMGLKARDIVTMKSFENAIMVHAAISGSSNSLLHIPAIAHEFGLTVDGELFDRLHRGAHYLLDIRPTGHWPAQFFYYAGGVPAIMEELKGSLHLDALTVTGKTLGKNLEDIKKEGFFEKCETYLTPWHIKRTDIIRPYDKAIDTNGAIGILKGNLAPGGAVVKHSAVPKEMFTALLHARPFDSEEEALAAVLAHRIKPGDAVFIRYEGPKGSGMPEMFYTTEAISSDAELGKTIALITDGRFSGASKGPAIGHVSPEAADGGPIALVEEGDLIQIDIPNRILAIVGIRGERKTPEEIDAILTERKARWRPHPQRYSGGVLKLFSERAVEPMQGGYME
- a CDS encoding FadR/GntR family transcriptional regulator; this translates as MKKKAETGKSLGKQIAEDLIRYILDKNLSPGAKLPNELELTRLLGVGRSTLREAVRSLVSRNVLEVRQGAGTFVTEHRLGVPDDPLGFTFIQDKEKLTMDLLEVRLFIEPRIAAQAAQTASANDIREIKALAREVEDLINTGKDHSHKDVEFHTRIAQISRNLVVPNLMPIIQQAIMLFVNTSNRVLGKETIETHRLIVNAIEEHDPIGASDAMTLHIIYNRNNLKTLFRQGKCP
- a CDS encoding sugar kinase, with translation MGTIVTFGEIMLRLAPEGYYRFVQADSFGASYGGGEANVAVSLANFGLDAAFVTKLPKHEIGQAAVNSLRQFGVDTSKIARGGNRVGIYFLEKGASQRPSKVIYDRAGSAIATAEPGDFDWKTIFAGVSWFHFTGITPALGDAAAAITLEACRIAKAGGITVSCDLNYRKNLWPRDKASEVMGRLMPFVDVCIANEEDASDVFGIHAKNSDINSGKINREGYQEVAKVLTDRFGFKKVAITLRESISANDNNWAAMLYTDDTAYFSKKYPVHIVDRVGGGDSFGAGLIYGTLQGYSPQETVEFAVAASCLKHAIEGDFNQVSVEEVEKLAGGDASGRVQR
- the eda gene encoding bifunctional 4-hydroxy-2-oxoglutarate aldolase/2-dehydro-3-deoxy-phosphogluconate aldolase — encoded protein: MQTIFEELGKIGIIPVVKIDDAEKAVPLAKALAAGGIPCAEITFRTAAGEETIRRIHAEVPEVLLGAGTVLNTDQVDRAIQAGAQFIVSPGFNPKVVAHCIKKRIPIVPGCSNPSAIEQALEFGLGVIKFFPAEQSGGLEYIKAIAAPYSQLKFMPTGGINQHNIVKYIGYDRIIACGGSWMVGPDLINAGDFETITRLCKEAVQIILGFSVAHLGINAKNAEEALGAANLFGALFGFSLKDSNSSIFSSDNIEIMKNPGFGANGHIGIGTNSLPRALSWLERQGIRFNRDSVKTNDKGNLMVIYLEDEIAGFAVHLVQK
- a CDS encoding CBS domain-containing protein; amino-acid sequence: MNIAFGHTNMDLDCLGSLILVRKLFPEYRLVRSRLIHPEAQNLYDFYQQYFDFLNPKDIETELIEKIIIVDTCMAERVGEYFSHIRNSAPDIRIYDHHPIEFCNIQGAKVEGGNYGANTSFLGKLAMEQGIRLLPEEATIALTGIYADTGRLIFENVSRVDFEVSAWLMDMGASLKLVKSFLETIREDAQLEILNQALMALQPHVIQGHELLLSYLELGENTPGLAAVVEKIMEIRNPDAFFALFAIPKTKTVLLIARSQKAKINLHELLHVYGGGGHQLAGSAKINGREGPEFFEEFLGYLEQSLTPATRAADIMTRDVHRVSETMSLLEASVFLEKADLTGAPVLDAEENVSGFISLRDIMKGRKAGVMKAPVRAYMSKPAVTAGSNLTMREIERIFYKHHIGRLPIVEDRKLLGILTRWDYLQYRKRQVSRKA
- a CDS encoding metallophosphoesterase yields the protein MANTFFSDMVNNHFNPAAVLDISQGGNVLVISDFHMGCGRRDDLAQNGVLLMEMLEHYYLNGDWTIVLNGDIEELQRFSLESIREQWPRLYQLFDKFNARGRLYKTLGNHDEQLIFEKKYPYALYDAVLIETGLIPLYVYHGHQSSKVYTNYNKLLQIGIRYLLKPLGVRNISSGRSPFRRFHVEKQAYDFSLEHNCISIIGHTHRPLFESLGRFEFIKFEIERLCRDYPVSQGEDRERIAEEVRALRMDLGKLKRSEKRNAIRESLYGDDLPVPCLFNSGSAIGRRGINAIELDREKISLVYWFVQGEGKKFVNRGRYPVYILPGTKYCRTVLNQDRFEYVKARIELLGNVPEINAAWD